Proteins from one Fragaria vesca subsp. vesca linkage group LG6, FraVesHawaii_1.0, whole genome shotgun sequence genomic window:
- the LOC101301419 gene encoding expansin-A23-like translates to MAKFHNLFTFAVLFISTISVHAIAENFLFGQENGGSWEDGHATFYGDMGGGETMQGACGYGDLFQQGYGFETAALSTALFNKGQTCGACFEIMCVNDPQWCIPNAGTIRITATNFCPPNYDPHFYPWCNPPRKHFDLSMPMFTKLAPFKAGIIPVKFRRVPCAKRGGIKFEIKGNPHWITATPINVGGAGDVTALAVKGSKSGQWVPMSRNWGQVWQTSANLVGQSLSFHVTTSDRKMVVLYNVAPANWQFDQTYEGKANI, encoded by the exons ATGGCTAAGTTTCATAACTTGTTCACGTTTGCAGTGTTGTTCATCAGCACTATTTCGGTGCATGCCATTGCCGAGAACTTCCTTTTTGGTCAGGAAAATGGCGGTTCTTGGGAGGATGGACACGCAACGTTTTACGGCGACATGGGCGGAGGAGAAACCATGC AGGGGGCTTGTGGATATGGTGATCTCTTCCAACAAGGCTATGGCTTCGAGACTGCAGCTCTAAGCACAGCACTGTTTAACAAAGGACAAACTTGTGGAGCTTGTTTTGAGATCATGTGTGTCAATGATCCACAATGGTGCATACCTAATGCTGGTACCATCAGAATCACTGCAACAAACTTTTGCCCCCCAAACTACGATCCACATTTTTATCCCTGGTGCAACCCCCCAAGAAAACACTTTGACTTGTCCATGCCTATGTTCACAAAACTTGCTCCATTCAAAGCTGGTATAATTCCGGTTAAGTTTCGCAGAGTTCCTTGTGCTAAAAGAGGTGGGATTAAGTTTGAGATCAAGGGAAATCCTCATTGGATTACTGCAACTCCTATCAATGTTGGTGGTGCTGGTGATGTTACAGCCCTTGCAGTTAAGGGTTCTAAATCCGGCCAGTGGGTTCCCATGAGTCGCAATTGGGGACAAGTTTGGCAGACCTCAGCCAACTTGGTTGGGCAAAGTCTATCATTCCATGTCACTACTAGTGATCGGAAGATGGTTGTGCTCTACAATGTTGCACCAGCAAACTGGCAATTTGATCAAACTTATGAAGGAAAAGCCAATATTTAG
- the LOC101300558 gene encoding uncharacterized protein LOC101300558, producing MLRIKRKQKSDCEEEIRTKSCSKEFLEDIMRLILPRLCKSDYLSCRVVCHSWRAAVDKAIASKNCPPASRLPWLISIDSSQRFQAKDHCFVNQKPLYKSMGKLDRLIGFVSFSRRKFVGSIVGWLIMVEHRAVYFLNPISGARVMLPSRSTIHHTSFSFMKAVASTVPTRLQHCLVASLSKKHRLAFCKPKDKSWTVIEVEGREDDELVKFGDIEIIDERLYAATDLASESLMVFHISYADGGPPTYSAERLVMNHPRPVRNEIFEDIIPPPGDNGVPEFTYTGATSPYLAKDSASKELFMIFRNIRVSLKQGANFAIRCWTTKSCETEGFRVFKLEGNINGPRWVEIVDLGDRILFLSRLTNKLVSSGNGLSCSCSDNKELERNCIYYAFGLRSAFFLRHQFGVDTLKTFRHFGVYSLTNRSIKQPHVLPKNHARSLHRQFAWITPNPNLW from the coding sequence ATGTTAAGAATTAAGAGAAAACAGAAATCTGATTGCGAAGAAGAGATCAGAACCAAGAGTTGCTCTAAGGAATTCCTAGAAGATATCATGAGGCTGATTCTACCACGGCTATGCAAATCAGATTACCTTTCATGCAGAGTAGTATGCCATTCTTGGCGAGCCGCTGTTGATAAGGCTATTGCGAGCAAGAACTGCCCTCCTGCTTCTCGACTTCCATGGCTAATTAGCATTGATTCTAGTCAGAGATTTCAGGCCAAAGATCATTGCTTTGTTAATCAAAAACCCCTTTACAAGTCAATGGGGAAGTTAGACCGGCTGATTGGTTTTGTTTCTTTTTCTAGGCGCAAATTTGTTGGGTCGATCGTGGGGTGGTTGATCATGGTTGAACATAGAGCTGTCTACTTCTTGAACCCAATATCGGGTGCCCGAGTCATGCTCCCATCACGATCCACCATTCATCACACATCTTTCTCCTTCATGAAAGCAGTAGCCTCTACAGTACCAACCAGGTTGCAGCATTGTCTTGTTGCTAGCCTAAGTAAAAAACACCGTTTGGCTTTCTGTAAGCCCAAGGATAAATCTTGGACCGTTATTGAGGTTGAAGGTAGAGAGGATGATGAACTCGTCAAGTTTGGTGATATCGAAATAATCGATGAGAGATTATATGCTGCAACTGACCTTGCATCAGAATCCTTAATGGTGTTTCACATTTCATATGCCGACGGCGGCCCTCCTACCTATTCGGCTGAAAGGTTGGTTATGAATCACCCGAGGCCAGTTCGTAATGAAATTTTCGAAGATATCATTCCTCCTCCGGGGGATAATGGAGTACCGGAGTTCACTTACACGGGGGCTACAAGCCCTTACCTAGCAAAAGATTCTGCATCAAAGGAGTTGTTTATGATTTTCCGAAACATTAGGGTATCTCTTAAGCAGGGTGCTAATTTTGCCATTCGATGTTGGACTACCAAGTCATGTGAGACTGAAGGATTCCGAGTGTTCAAGTTGGAGGGTAATATTAATGGTCCTCGGTGGGTAGAGATTGTCGACCTCGGCGATCGGATATTGTTTCTTAGTCGTCTCACCAACAAGTTGGTCTCTTCCGGCAATGGTCTTAGTTGTTCCTGCAGTGACAATAAGGAACTCGAAAGAAACTGTATCTATTATGCTTTCGGTTTGCGATCAGCATTTTTTCTGCGTCATCAGTTTGGGGTGGATACGTTGAAAACTTTTCGTCACTTTGGGGTGTATTCTTTGACAAATAGGAGCATCAAGCAGCCTCATGTTCTTCCAAAGAATCATGCCAGATCCTTGCACAGACAATTTGCTTGGATCACACCAAATCCAAATCTTTGGTAG
- the LOC101299986 gene encoding UDP-glycosyltransferase 83A1-like, whose amino-acid sequence MSKPHIIAIPLPAQGHVMPLMEFSQCLAHHGFRVTFVNTETIHKKIVNAMANENHIRHDHVHLVSIPDGLETEEDRNGPGVLSEAIQAVLHQNLEEIIEKINKEEDEKITCLIADESCGWALEVAQKMKIVKVAAFWPAAAATLVLNFCIPNLVHEGIIDDEGTVLKSQMVQLAPKMPMIKSANFVWACADVSVRKILFHFLERANKNAKLVDWLVCNSAYEIEPTAIALEPQILPIGPLLASSRLGNSAGSLWPTDSTCLKWLDEQPPCSVIYVAFGSTALFNQTQFHELALALELSNKPFLWVVRPDISDSIPYPEGYKERVGSKGLMVGWAPQQKVLAHPSIACFLSHCGWNSTIEGVSNGVPFLCWPYFADQFINESYIRDVWNVGLGFDKNESGIITRGEIKKKVEHLLGDEVFKARASKLKEMAVATIKEGGQSNKIFKKFIEWIKS is encoded by the exons ATGAGCAAGCCACATATTATAGCTATACCTTTGCCGGCACAAGGCCATGTAATGCCCTTGATGGAGTTCTCACAGTGCTTAGCACATCATGGCTTCAGAGTCACATTTGTGAACACAGAAACTATTCACAAGAAAATTGTGAATGCAATGGCCAATGAAAATCATATACGGCATGATCATGTTCATCTGGTTTCAATTCCAGATGGATTAGAAACGGAGGAGGATAGAAATGGGCCAGGGGTGCTATCTGAAGCAATACAAGCAGTCCTGCACCAGAATTTGGAGGAGATCATAGAGAAGATCAACAAAGAGGAAGATGAAAAAATCACTTGTCTCATAGCCGATGAGAGTTGTGGGTGGGCTCTGGAAGTAGCGCAAAAAATGAAGATCGTGAAGGTGGCTGCCTTTTGGCCTGCAGCAGCTGCAACTTTGGTGTTGAACTTTTGTATACCAAATTTAGTTCATGAAGGAATCATTGATGATGAAG GAACTGTATTGAAAAGCCAGATGGTTCAATTGGCACCAAAAATGCCAATGATTAAATCTGCAAACTTTGTGTGGGCGTGTGCAGACGTAAGCGTTCGGAAAATCCTATTCCATTTTTTGGAAAGAGCCAACAAGAATGCGAAATTAGTAGATTGGCTAGTTTGCAACTCAGCATACGAGATTGAGCCAACAGCAATTGCTTTGGAACCACAGATATTACCAATAGGCCCGCTTTTGGCTAGCAGCCGCCTTGGCAATTCAGCAGGCAGCTTGTGGCCAACAGACTCAACTTGCTTAAAATGGTTGGATGAACAACCACCTTGCTCAGTGATCTATGTTGCATTTGGAAGTACAGCACTTTTTAATCAAACTCAGTTCCACGAACTGGCTTTAGCCCTGGAGTTATCTAATAAGCCATTCCTTTGGGTAGTGAGACCAGATATTAGTGATAGCATTCCCTACCCTGAAGGATACAAAGAAAGAGTAGGCTCTAAAGGGTTGATGGTGGGATGGGCACCACAGCAGAAGGTTCTGGCCCATCCTTCAATTGCTTGCTTCCTAAGTCATTGTGGGTGGAACTCTACAATAGAAGGTGTCAGCAATGGGGTTCCTTTCTTGTGCTGGCCATACTTTGCTGACCAGTTCATCAATGAGAGCTACATTCGCGACGTTTGGAATGTCGGGTTGGGGTTCGATAAGAATGAAAGTGGGATCATTACTCGAGGAGAAATCAAGAAAAAAGTTGAGCACTTGCTAGGTGATGAAGTCTTCAAAGCAAGGGCTTCCAAACTCAAGGAAATGGCTGTGGCAACTATCAAAGAAGGAGGACAATCTAACAAGATCTTCAAAAAGTTTATTGAATGGATTAAGTCATAG
- the LOC101300843 gene encoding uncharacterized protein LOC101300843 — MAVIRKLLSNKNKQKKYDCEEDRDEEIRTRSCSKEFLEDIMRLILPQLCKSDYLSCRVVCHSWRAAVDKAIESKNCLPASRLPWLICLDSRRRFRAKDHCFVNQKLYKSVGKLDRLTAFVSFSRRKLVGSIEGWLIMVEHKTVYFLNPISGARVMLPSGSTIHSFKKAVASTVPTRLQHCLVASLSRKHRLAFCKPTDKSWTIIEVEGEEDELEFDDIEIIDEKLYAATHLASESLMVFHISYADGGGPPTCTAEWLVINHPRLVRDQIFEDIIPPPGDNGVPEFTYTGATSPYLAKDSASKELFMIFRNIRVSLKPATCFDMTAKSCETQGFRVFKLEGNIVNGRPRWVEIVDLGDRILFVSRLSNKFVSSGNGPSSCSDNKEFERNCIYYAFSWPSVFFLHEYEVRALKKFRDFGVYSLTNRSIHALPKHHARSLHRQLAWFTPNPNLW; from the coding sequence ATGGCGGTCATTAGAAAGCTGCTGAGTAATAAGAACAAACAGAAAAAATATGATTGCGAAGAAGATCGTGATGAAGAGATCAGAACAAGAAGTTGCTCCAAGGAATTCCTAGAAGATATCATGAGGCTAATTCTACCACAGCTATGCAAATCAGATTACCTTTCATGCAGAGTAGTATGTCATTCTTGGCGAGCCGCTGTTGATAAGGCTATTGAGAGCAAGAACTGCCTTCCTGCTTCTCGACTTCCATGGCTAATTTGTCTTGATTCTCGTCGGCGATTTCGGGCCAAAGACCATTGCTTTGTTAATCAAAAACTTTACAAGTCAGTGGGGAAGTTAGACCGGCTGACTGCTTTTGTTTCTTTTTCTAGGCGCAAATTAGTCGGGTCAATTGAGGGGTGGTTGATCATGGTTGAACATAAAACTGTCTACTTCTTGAATCCAATATCGGGTGCCCGAGTGATGCTCCCATCGGGATCCACCATTCATTCCTTCAAGAAAGCAGTAGCTTCTACTGTACCAACCAGGTTGCAGCATTGTCTTGTTGCTAGCCTAAGTAGAAAACACCGTTTGGCCTTCTGTAAGCCAACGGATAAATCTTGGACCATTATTGAGGTTGAAGGTGAAGAGGATGAACTCGAGTTTGATGATATCGAAATAATCGATGAGAAACTATATGCTGCTACTCACCTTGCATCAGAATCTTTAATGGTGTTTCACATTTCATATGCCGACGGCGGCGGCCCTCCTACCTGCACGGCTGAATGGTTGGTTATAAATCACCCGAGGCTAGTTCGTGATCAAATTTTCGAAGATATCATTCCTCCTCCGGGGGATAATGGAGTACCGGAGTTCACTTACACGGGGGCTACAAGCCCTTACCTAGCAAAAGATTCTGCATCAAAGGAGTTGTTTATGATTTTCCGAAACATTAGGGTATCTCTTAAGCCGGCTACTTGTTTCGACATGACTGCTAAGTCATGCGAGACTCAAGGATTCCGAGTATTCAAGTTGGAGGGTAACATTGTTAATGGTCGACCTCGGTGGGTAGAGATTGTCGACCTTGGTGATCGGATATTGTTTGTTAGTCGTCTCAGCAACAAGTTCGTCTCTTCCGGCAATGGTCCTAGTTCCTGCAGTGACAATAAGGAATTCGAAAGGAACTGTATCTATTATGCTTTCAGTTGGCCATCAGTATTTTTTCTGCATGAGTATGAGGTGCGTGCATTGAAAAAATTTCGTGACTTTGGGGTGTATTCTTTGACAAATAGGAGCATCCATGCTTTACCAAAGCATCATGCCAGATCCTTGCACCGTCAATTAGCTTGGTTTACACCAAATCCAAATCTGTGGTAG
- the LOC101296127 gene encoding F-box protein At5g39250-like isoform 1, with amino-acid sequence MGLYQCTDLVPLVGWIIYLSVFAWERKMKCDEVLKAVFPYLEGEDLASCMGVCKQWRNLAQDDFFWKCLCAKRWPSICKKPSPPTVTYYKLYQTFYKRKQHRTLLPPRLSFDDLEFFIDIWTEDGFIFSEMVPGPILQSGIKIPPPGACDMLKFHLEGPEYRMKLPVDPRFTVPLSQTVSVSVLVGRKDSNRVACIINRSMFDYIDRTAYRAMANDYLDFSPVYPFVSGIRAWISLLFMEEGNEGAIDVFGIEMDFCDAANSKEEVLWLLDMLDWK; translated from the exons AT GGGTCTTTATCAGTGTACTGACTTAGTCCCTTTGGTGGGGTGGATTATTTATTTATCAGTATTTGCTTGGGAGCGGAAAATGAAATGTGATGAGGTTCTGAAGGCTGTTTTTCCTTATCTGGAGGGTGAGGATCTCGCGTCATGTATGGGAGTGTGCAAGCAGTGGAGAAACCTAGCTCAAGATGATTTCTTTTGGAAATGCTTGTGTGCTAAGAGATGGCCTTCTATCTGCAAGAAACCTAGCCCCCCGACTGTAACTTACTACAAGCTGTATCAAACGTTTTATAAGCGCAAGCAGCATCGAACTCTTCTTCCCCCAAGACTTTCCTTTGATGACTTGGAGTTTTTCATTGATATCTGGACTGAAGATGGATTTATCTTTTCAGAAATGGTTCCAGGACCTATCCTACAGAGCGGTATTAAAATCCCACCACCAGGAGCATGTGACATGCTTAAGTTTCACCTGGAGGGTCCAGAGTACAGGATGAAACTCCCTGTTGACCCAAGATTTACTGTTCCTCTGAGCCAGACAGTGAGTGTTTCAGTCCTTGTGGGGCGCAAGGATTCTAATAGGGTTGCTTGCATCATCAATAGATCGATGTTTGATTATATTGATCGAACAGCATACCGAGCCATGGCAAATGACTACCTTGACTTCTCACCTGTCTACCCCTTTGTTTCGGGTATCCGGGCATGGATCTCGTTGCTTTTCATGGAAGAAGGAAATGAAGGTGCCATTGATGTTTTTGGGATTGAAATGGATTTCTGTGATGCAGCCAACTCCAAGGAAGAGGTTTTGTGGCTTTTAGATATGCTTGATTGGAAGTGA
- the LOC101296127 gene encoding F-box protein At5g39250-like isoform 3, protein MKCDEVLKAVFPYLEGEDLASCMGVCKQWRNLAQDDFFWKCLCAKRWPSICKKPSPPTVTYYKLYQTFYKRKQHRTLLPPRLSFDDLEFFIDIWTEDGFIFSEMVPGPILQSGIKIPPPGACDMLKFHLEGPEYRMKLPVDPRFTVPLSQTVSVSVLVGRKDSNRVACIINRSMFDYIDRTAYRAMANDYLDFSPVYPFVSGIRAWISLLFMEEGNEGAIDVFGIEMDFCDAANSKEEVLWLLDMLDWK, encoded by the coding sequence ATGAAATGTGATGAGGTTCTGAAGGCTGTTTTTCCTTATCTGGAGGGTGAGGATCTCGCGTCATGTATGGGAGTGTGCAAGCAGTGGAGAAACCTAGCTCAAGATGATTTCTTTTGGAAATGCTTGTGTGCTAAGAGATGGCCTTCTATCTGCAAGAAACCTAGCCCCCCGACTGTAACTTACTACAAGCTGTATCAAACGTTTTATAAGCGCAAGCAGCATCGAACTCTTCTTCCCCCAAGACTTTCCTTTGATGACTTGGAGTTTTTCATTGATATCTGGACTGAAGATGGATTTATCTTTTCAGAAATGGTTCCAGGACCTATCCTACAGAGCGGTATTAAAATCCCACCACCAGGAGCATGTGACATGCTTAAGTTTCACCTGGAGGGTCCAGAGTACAGGATGAAACTCCCTGTTGACCCAAGATTTACTGTTCCTCTGAGCCAGACAGTGAGTGTTTCAGTCCTTGTGGGGCGCAAGGATTCTAATAGGGTTGCTTGCATCATCAATAGATCGATGTTTGATTATATTGATCGAACAGCATACCGAGCCATGGCAAATGACTACCTTGACTTCTCACCTGTCTACCCCTTTGTTTCGGGTATCCGGGCATGGATCTCGTTGCTTTTCATGGAAGAAGGAAATGAAGGTGCCATTGATGTTTTTGGGATTGAAATGGATTTCTGTGATGCAGCCAACTCCAAGGAAGAGGTTTTGTGGCTTTTAGATATGCTTGATTGGAAGTGA
- the LOC101301129 gene encoding expansin-A22-like, giving the protein MAKFQVLFGLVVFITLSVQAMSRDWQHASATFYGDMQGGETMQGACGYGDLFQQGYGLETAALSTQLFNDGHSCGACFEIMCVNDPQWCKANAVIKVTATNFCPPNWVPAPDHWCNPPRKHFDLSMAMFTKLAESRAGIIPIQYRRIPCVRQGGIKFELKGNPYWTTVVVYNVAGNGIVNHVAIKGSNSGWIPMKRIWGEVWQTNVQLVGESLSFRVSAGEGDVLWLENVAPANWQFGQTYEGHGNFRT; this is encoded by the exons ATGGCCAAGTTTCAGGTCTTGTTTGGATTGGTAGTGTTCATCACTCTTTCCGTTCAAGCCATGAGCCGCGATTGGCAACATGCAAGTGCAACGTTTTACGGCGACATGCAGGGAGGAGAAACCATGC AGGGAGCTTGTGGATATGGTGATCTCTTCCAACAAGGTTATGGTCTGGAGACTGCAGCTCTAAGTACACAACTGTTCAACGATGGACATTCTTGTGGTGCTTGTTTTGAGATCATGTGTGTCAATGATCCACAGTGGTGCAAAGCCAATGCAGTCATCAAAGTCACAGCAACAAATTTCTGTCCACCGAATTGGGTTCCAGCTCCTGATCATTGGTGCAACCCTCCACGCAAACACTTCGACTTGTCCATGGCTATGTTCACAAAACTCGCAGAATCCAGAGCCGGGATCATTCCGATTCAATATCGCCGAATCCCATGTGTAAGACAGGGAGGGATTAAGTTTGAGCTTAAGGGGAACCCCTACTGGACTACTGTTGTGGTTTATAATGTTGCTGGTAATGGCATTGTTAACCACGTTGCAATTAAGGGGTCTAACTCTGGTTGGATTCCAATGAAGCGCATTTGGGGAGAAGTTTGGCAGACTAATGTACAACTAGTCGGGGAAAGCTTATCGTTCCGAGTCTCTGCTGGAGAAGGGGATGTGCTTTGGTTAGAAAATGTTGCACCAGCGAATTGGCAATTCGGTCAAACCTACGAGGGGCATGGAAATTTTAGGACATGA
- the LOC101299697 gene encoding UDP-glycosyltransferase 83A1-like: MSKPHIIAIPYPAQGHVIPLMELSQCLVNEGFKVTFVNTDFNHKRVMSSLADETHKRDDKIHMVSIPDGLEPWEDRNDLGKLCEAILRVMPGKLEELIEKIKEEEGDKVSCIIADESNGWALEVAEKMKIKKVAFWPASAALLALEFCIPKLIHEGIIDDEGTALKSQMINLAQGMPTLKTEDLTWLRIGDTTTQKIVFQVMLRSNKTVKLADWVLCNSAFKLERGAFTLAPQILPIGPLLASNRLDDSAGNFWPPDSTCLEWLDQQSPSSVIYVAFGSFTIFDQIQFQELALALEQTNRPFLWVVRPDISEATPYPEGYKERVGSRGLMVGWAPQQKVLSHPSIACFLSHCGWNSTLEGLCNGVPFLCWPYFADQFLNESYICDLWQVGLKFTKNESGIIPKKEIKQKVERLLRDVYFKARALTLKEMVMSNVKEGGLSNKMFKNFIEYMKS; the protein is encoded by the exons ATGAGCAAGCCACATATTATAGCTATTCCCTATCCAGCGCAAGGCCATGTAATTCCCTTGATGGAGTTATCACAGTGCTTAGTGAATGAAGGCTTCAAAGTCACATTTGTGAACACAGACTTCAACCACAAGCGTGTCATGAGTTCCTTGGCAGATGAAACTCATAAAAGGGATGATAAGATTCATATGGTTTCAATTCCAGATGGGTTAGAACCATGGGAGGACAGAAATGACCTAGGGAAGTTATGTGAAGCAATACTTAGAGTCATGCCTGGAAAGTTGGAGGAGCTCATAGAGAAGATCAAGGAAGAAGAAGGTGATAAAGTTTCCTGCATCATTGCTGATGAGAGTAACGGATGGGCTCTGGAAGTAGCAGAGAAAATGAAAATAAAAAAGGTTGCCTTCTGGCCTGCATCAGCTGCACTTTTGGCACTGGAGTTTTGTATCCCAAAATTAATTCATGAAGGAATCATTGATGATGAAG GAACTGCATTGAAAAGCCAGATGATCAACTTAGCACAAGGTATGCCCACCCTGAAAACCGAAGATTTGACATGGTTACGCATTGGTGACACAACCACTCAGAAAATTGTATTCCAAGTTATGTTAAGGAGCAACAAGACTGTGAAATTGGCTGACTGGGTTTTATGCAACTCAGCATTCAAGCTAGAACGAGGAGCATTCACCTTGGCACCACAGATTTTACCAATAGGCCCACTTTTGGCAAGCAATCGCCTTGACGATTCAGCAGGAAACTTCTGGCCACCAGACTCAACCTGCCTAGAATGGCTTGATCAACAATCACCTTCCTCAGTCATCTATGTTGCTTTTGGAAGCTTCACAATTTTTGATCAAATCCAGTTCCAAGAACTGGCTTTGGCTCTTGAACAGACCAATAGGCCATTCCTGTGGGTTGTAAGGCCAGACATCTCTGAAGCTACTCCCTACCCTGAAGGGTACAAAGAAAGAGTAGGCTCTAGAGGGTTGATGGTGGGATGGGCTCCACAACAGAAGGTTCTATCACATCCTTCAATTGCTTGCTTCCTAAGTCACTGTGGTTGGAACTCTACCTTGGAAGGTCTATGCAATGGGGTTCCTTTCTTGTGTTGGCCATACTTCGCGGACCAGTTCCTTAATGAGAGTTATATATGTGATCTCTGGCAGGTGGGATTGAAGTTTACAAAGAATGAGAGTGGGATCATTCCTAAAAAAGAGATTAAACAGAAGGTGGAACGACTTCTTCGCGATGTCTATTTCAAAGCCAGGGCTTTAACACTCAAGGAAATGGTCATGAGTAATGTCAAAGAAGGTGGCCTGTCTAATAAGATGTTTAAGAATTTCATTGAATATATGAAGTCATAG
- the LOC101300275 gene encoding UDP-glycosyltransferase 83A1-like has translation MSKPHIVAIPYPAQGHVIPLMELSQCLVNHGFKVTFVNTEFNHKRVMNARDDESHIRNDQINQVPISDGLELWEDRNDLGKLSEAIQRVMPMKLEELIEKINQEEGDKVTCVIADESCGWALEVARKMQIRRVVAFWPASAAALEVIFSIPKFIQEGIIHKDGAVLKSQMVELAPNMPTMKTTDFIWASIGDKTTQEIIFQLMQRSNKTVKLADRLVCNSAFDLEPEAFTCLEPQAFTLAPNILPIGPLLASSRLGKAAGSFWAEDSTCLEWLDQQSPSSVIYIAFGSFTVFDQTQFQELALALELSNRPFLWIVRPDISETTPYPEGYKERVGSKGLIVGWVPQQKVLAHPSIACFLSHCGWNSTLEGVSNGVPFLCWPYFADQFLNESYICDIWKVGLRLDKNESGIIAKEEIKNKVEQVLCDKSYSARASKLKELAMINIKEGGQSNMIFKDFVEWMKS, from the exons ATGAGCAAGCCACATATTGTAGCTATTCCTTATCCAGCACAAGGCCATGTAATTCCCTTGATGGAATTGTCACAATGCTTAGTGAATCATGGATTCAAAGTCACATTTGTCAATACAGAGTTTAATCACAAGAGAGTCATGAATGCTAGGGATGATGAAAGCCATATCAGGAATGATCAAATCAATCAGGTCCCAATTTCAGATGGGTTAGAACTCTGGGAGGACAGAAATGATCTAGGGAAGTTATCTGAGGCAATACAAAGAGTCATGCCTATGAAATTGGAGGAGCTGATAGAAAAGATCAACCAAGAGGAAGGTGATAAAGTTACCTGTGTCATTGCTGATGAGAGTTGCGGATGGGCTCTGGAAGTGGCACGAAAGATGCAGATCCGGCGAGTTGTTGCATTTTGGCCTGCATCAGCTGCAGCCTTGGAGGTGATATTTAGTATCCCAAAGTTTATTCAGGAAGGAATTATTCACAAAGATG GAGCTGTCTTGAAAAGCCAGATGGTTGAATTGGCACCAAACATGCCCACAATGAAAACTACAGACTTCATATGGGCATCCATTGGTGACAAAACCACTCAAGAAATCATATTCCAACTTATGCAAAGAAGCAACAAGACTGTGAAACTGGCTGACAGACTAGTTTGCAACTCAGCATTCGATCTCGAACCAGAAGCATTCACCTGCCTGGAACCACAAGCATTCACCTTGGCACCAAACATCTTACCTATAGGCCCCCTTTTGGCAAGCAGCCGTCTGGGAAAAGCGGCCGGCAGCTTCTGGGCAGAAGACTCAACCTGCCTAGAATGGCTTGATCAACAATCACCTTCCTCAGTCATCTACATTGCTTTTGGAAGCTTCACAGTTTTTGACCAAACACAATTCCAAGAACTGGCTTTGGCTCTTGAACTGTCCAATAGGCCATTCCTCTGGATTGTGAGGCCAGACATCTCTGAAACTACTCCCTACCCAGAAGGGTACAAAGAAAGAGTAGGCTCTAAAGGGTTGATAGTGGGATGGGTCCCACAGCAGAAGGTTCTAGCACATCCTTCGATTGCTTGCTTCCTAAGCCATTGTGGTTGGAACTCTACCTTGGAAGGGGTAAGCAATGGGGTACCCTTCTTGTGCTGGCCATATTTTGCTGACCAGTTCCTCAATGAGAGCTACATTTGTGATATTTGGAAGGTGGGATTGAGGCTTGATAAGAATGAAAGTGGGATCATCGCGAAAGAAGAAATCAAGAACAAGGTGGAACAAGTCCTGTGCGACAAAAGTTACAGTGCTAGGGCTTCAAAACTCAAGGAACTAGCTATGATCAATATCAAAGAAGGTGGACAGTCTAACATGATCTTTAAGGATTTTGTGGAATGGATGAAGTCATAG